The sequence CTCGGGAGTTATTGGACAATTCGAGGTTATGTGCATAACATCGGAATGGACAATTCAGCAGCGGTTGTACGTATCGGAAGCCTGTAGAAACAGCAGTTGGTTGGATACACAGTGAGACATTGAAACAAGCTCACCTCAGGTTGACACCTAAGCAGTGAAACAGGAAAGATACAAATAGTCTACCTGATGCCACATTGTGATGATTACTTCAAAGGCCTTGAAGCTTTTAGGAGGAGCCTCAGCTACATATATAAGATTAGTTACACAGACAGTGGATAATTCAGTATATATTTGCAGCTGAACCATGAAGATGGTCCAGTGCTAGTGTGATGTACTTTACAAAACAACAAGAATGAGAAACAAAAGATAGAATGTCACATGACATTGATTCAACATACCATAACAGAGGCGAATGGTACTACCAGCATCACAATATGGCCCTAAGAGTTGAGGAATATACACAGTTGAGAGAATCTACACCCTCTCCCTTGCGCAACATACAGCAGAGAAGGAGGCATGAAAGAGTCTCTAATGACAGGCTGTATAACACAGAGAACACATATCAACACCACCTTCTGGTTCCACACAATGTACCTGTGTATCCTAGACACCCCCAACCCTTTGACTTAAGATGTAGGTCTGACAAAAACAGGTTACAACAAGTTAGTCATGACATAGGACTGTCACCGAAGACCAAGGTTTACAATGGACCGCCAACTCGGTACAACAAACGGCCACAAAACGTTTATCATGCTCCTACTACAGCAGAGACATGACCCATTGTTCTGTCAACTGTAGGCGAAGCAAAGAACCCAATACAGGCCTTAAAGCTCAAAGGTTGTGTCCCGAAGTCTCCTGTAGCAGCGGCCGCAATGGTGGTCTTGGTAGCAGCGTCACATCGGCAAAGATTGGCAGATATGAAAAGAGGTTTTCTTCACAAAGGAGACCGAACAACAGTGAGGAAGTAGACAGTGGCACATCAGAGGTTCTACACCATGTCACGGATACCAATGAGGAGGCTAACCTACCTAGAGAACCCGGTGCAGATGATAGCGGAGATGAAAGCGTCAACTCCAGCAGTGGAATCGTGACAAAAGTACCTACAGAACCCAGTGCAGATGATAGCGGACATGAAAGCGTCAACTCCAGCAGTGGAATCGGGACAAAAGTACCTACAGAACCCAGTGCAGATGATAGCGGGGATGAAAGCGTCAACTCCAGCAGTGGAATCGGGACAAAAGTACCTACAGAATCCAGTGCAGATGATAGCGGACATGAAAGCGTCAACTCCAGCAGTGGAATCGGGACAAAAGTACCTACAGAATCCAGTGCAGATGATAGCGGAGATGAAAGCGACACAAGTTCCTCCAGTGACTCTGTTCACACTCGCGATGAGGACAAGGATGACGGTCACAATTCTGTACCCAAACATGTCGCGGAAAGGGTATCCTCTCCAGTCAAACATAGTGTACCTATCAAACAAAAAAGTACCAGAGTGACTGGAGTCCAACAAGACGCTGATACTGAACCATGTGTATCTGCTGAGCCAGAGTATCAGTATACAGAGGATGCTGCCTGTTCTGGGACGGTATGCACTGTGCCTAATTCCCCCACGACGCAAACCCAGGAGCCAGACTCTGATGAGACTCAGACCAAGGAGGAAGTGTCCGCTGAGACTCAGACCCCAGAATCTGCTGAGACGCAGACCGAGGAGCCAGACTTGGATGAGACTCAGACCAATGAGGTAGTGTCCGCTGAGACTGTGTCTGCTGCGACTCAGACCCCAGAATCTGCTGAGACACAGACCGAGGAGCCAGactctgatgagacagaccaaGGACCCAGACTCTGATGAGACTCAGACCAAGGAGGTAGTGTCTGCTGTACCCAAGCCCCAGTCTACAACTGAACCATCGTTCCAACAACCTATTGGTGAAACATGTGAAATGTCTCACAATGTGCCTGAATATAGAGTTGACCATGCAATTGTATTAGCTGCGCCCGGGTATCAAGATAGGGCTGATGAAGTTGTCTCTGCGACAGAGCACGTAACCAGGGCCGGGTGTGCTACCTCAAAGGAACCTGAGACTGCCGTGGATAGCATCACAGCCATGTCTGGGTGTGATACATCAGAGGAGGTTGATGCTGCCCTTGATAGCATGACATGTGTCACGTAAGTGTATCTATCACACACATTGTGTTATTACTGAACAGTAATCTATTGCCTTTAGGTAGAGGGGTGACTTGTTTCTGCCTTGTGTTACAGGGGTACCGAGAGAGTTCCGGATGATATGCTAACCGAGGGGGAATATGCAAACGCCTTTCAAGAGTGTGAAGTGTCTCAATTCTATTTCCTCCCGAGCCGCATTTCAGTAGGCCACAGTTGAACGTTGACTCTTGTCCAGGTTCAATATTTTCTGCTACAACCGATCCCCTTCCCACTATGATACCACCTTCAAGCGCCATCTCTAATGTGGTAACCCAGCCtaaagatgtggaactcaacGCCTTCAATGCCTGTATTGGTGACATGGACCCTCTCGGGTACCCAGACAACTCCATGTTTGCTCTTGAGAGGGTCTGTGGTGAATATGtatttcaacaacaacatcagTCGGCACAGCCTCTAGAGGCCCAGCAGGTTGAGGTGCAGCTGGAAACGTTTCATCAAGTGCCTTGAACGCCGCAGGAGGCCAGGGTCCTACATCCCGAACAACCAGCATCTCAAGTGCCTAAAACGTCACAGTAGACTGTTGATATACACGGGTTCAAACTCAAGCCAGTGACATCTTTACAGTCGCAAAGGACATTGTTCCCCACACCACCACAATCCGAAGCGGCTGTCACCTATGAAGAACCCGTGCCTGGTCCCAGCCGATATAACCTGGACTACTTTGGTCCATGTCATAGCTTTGTTGGCCTCCAGGATTGGGATGGAAACAGTAACACCTCACCTGGCCCAGCAACGGGCCAAAGATGATAGCAGTTGTCAATGGCAGGAATGCCAATAACATGTTCACATGCCCCTCAGATGGTAATTCAGGAGGTAATTACATCGATATTGTTGAGGAGTTTAGCTCCTTCCACAACAGTGGCGATGATGGTATTGGTCTCACTCGCGTGTCCACAACCATAGAGTATTACAGTTTCCTTTAATGTAGAGCAATGATGTTTGTATATTGTTACCAATTTCACGTGTGTACGATTTTATACCTTACTTTAATCGACCATATTACACCTGAGTAATGTGTATACCCTTTTGTACCTACCCTTTTCTACTTTTCTATCAGCCAACTGTATATCTCTATTGCCTTGAAATAAAATATGTCTTGCACATACATATATCTTGGTTGTGTTTATTTGAAAGATGACAGCGACACCACGTTTTGAAAGACAATTGACGTGACAGTAATTGAGAATGAACTGCCTATGATCGGGTGCACATCTATGTGGATTACTCAGTAGACACTGGTTCTGTGTTGCATTCCCTGCCTTAGTTCTACACGGCCAGAGGAATCAGACGCTATTTCATTCAGCACAGGGACCTATCTGTGTACTGTCTATTTAGAACTTACAAAGGATGGTGCTACTCGCCCCCTTATGCCAGTGATCCTGCTGGTGTTTCCATGTGATAGGGTAGTGGGATATACAGTGGGGTATGACAGACAaaaggagaagaaaaaaatccagaaaatcacattgtaggatttgtaatgaatttatttgcaaagtatggtggaaaataagtatttggtcacctacatacaagcaagatttctggctctcacagacctgtaacttcttctttaagaggctcctctgtcctccactcattacctgtattaatggcacctgtttgaacttatcagtataaaagacacctgtccacaacctcaaacagtcacactccaaactccactatggccaagaccaaagagctgtcaaaggacaccagaaacaaaattgtagaccttctccatgctgggaagactgaatctgcaataggtaagcagcttggtttgaagaaatcaaccgtgggagcaattattaggaaatggaagacatacaatggtcctgtgtagctcagttggtagagcatggcgcttgtaatgccagggtagtgggttcgatccccgggaccacccatatgtagaatgtatgcacacatgactgtaagtcgctttggataaaagcgtctgctaaatggcatatatatatatatatacaagaccactgataatctcccttgatctggggctccacgcaagatctcaccccgtggggtcaagtttgctagagagcatttggatgatccaggagaagattgggagaatgtcatatggtcagatgaaaccaaaatataactttttggtaaaaactcaacttgtcgtgtttggaggacaaagaatgccgagttgcatccaaagaacaccatacctactgtgaagcatggaggtggaaacatcatgctttggggctgtttttctgcaaagggaacaggatgatctgtgtaaaggaaagaatgaatggggccatgtattgtgagattttgagtgaaaacctccttccaacagcaagggcattgaagatgaaacgtggctggttctttcagcatgacaatgatcccaaacacaccacccgggcaacgaaggagtggcttcgtaagaagcatttcaaggtcctagagtggcctagccagtctccagatctcaaccccatagaaaatctttggagggagttgaaagtccgtgttgcccagcaacagccccaaaaacatcactgctctagaggagatctgcatggaggaatgggccaaaataccagcaacagtgtgtgaaaaagaTTTACAAAAatagtttgacctctgtcatttccaacaatgggtatataacaaagtattgagataaacttttgttattgaccaaatacttattttccaccataatttgcaaataaattcataaaaatcctacaatgtgattttctggattttcttttttcattttgtctgtcatagttgaagtgtacctatgatgaaaattacaggcctctcttgtctttttaagtgggagaacatgcacaattggtggctgattaaatacttgttttgccccactgtatatatcacgCTGGCAAGGCATATGAATTATCATGTTATACaccaaacaacacaattatcataATTGTTGTAATATGCCTTTTTTTCtagcttggcttccccagtgatttaccTACGCACAGCTACAGTGCACCACTCAACCAATAAACAAAGCATACTGACTTCGAGCACTTCAATATCATGGCATGCATTTTCAACAACAAAATAAACAGACTATGTCACTCTCAACAATCATAAAATACATCCCTTGCAACCTTGTAGGCTTACCCGTTATTGAAGGCTTGGCAATCTCTGAACGTTACAAAACTTTTaaggtgttttgtaacagatgtctctttctaTTCACCAATTGGCCGCTGCACAGTTTggattgattgattttatttgtcagtttaaaaaaacacataaacaaagatttttttaaatgagcgGGATTGATCAATAAAGTCAGGGACTTATTTCCATAACTACATGCACATATATAATGAGATAGATACAGACATATTACAAAGATAGACAAAACATTTTCAACATCCAGACAAATATGAGGGGGGAGTTTAAGTGCAATTCTTATCAGCTTGTTTGGCTGGTAGCTCATTCTTTAGAAGTTTGGGGCTGCTGGTATTAGTGCATCTCTTTATGTCAGATGGCTACCGCGTCTGTTATACAGAAATAGATGTACCGAAGGAGGGTAATTCATAGATTTTCGATCCAAATATTTTGTATAAAGATGAGCATTATATTGTTAGATTATAGGGGAAACTCTGGTTGGCATGAAAGTCTTCCTCACCTCAAATTCAACTGTCGAAATCAGTTTAAAAAGCCCGGGCGCACTGCCATCACATCAAAGGCCTGCAGTAGCTAAAGCTTAATAATAGACAAACCATACCAAATTTCCCAAACATCTCAAAACTTTATTAGGGTAATATCAAAAGTAAGTCATTGTTTATAGAGAGAATACGTGTCACGCCTTGGTTAATATGTTTTgcgttttcgttatatattttggtcaggccagggtgtgacatgggtttatgtgttgggttcgtattggggttttattagcattgggattgtgtatgattaggggtgtgtctagttaggcttggctgcctgaggcggttctcaattggagtcaggtgattctcgttgtctcggattgggaaccgtatttaggtagcctgagttcgctttgtatttcgtgggtgtttgttcctgtctctgtgttgtagtcaccagataggctgtaattagtttcacgttccgttctgttgtttttgtatttagtttcagttattttatgtaccgcgattctttcattaaagtcatgagtaacctacacgctgcatttcggtccgactctcttctttcaacagacgaacgccg comes from Oncorhynchus gorbuscha isolate QuinsamMale2020 ecotype Even-year linkage group LG24, OgorEven_v1.0, whole genome shotgun sequence and encodes:
- the LOC124013282 gene encoding nucleolin 1-like, translating into MTHCSVNCRRSKEPNTGLKAQRLCPEVSCSSGRNGGLGSSVTSAKIGRYEKRFSSQRRPNNSEEVDSGTSEVLHHVTDTNEEANLPREPGADDSGDESVNSSSGIVTKVPTEPSADDSGHESVNSSSGIGTKVPTEPSADDSGDESVNSSSGIGTKVPTESSADDSGHESVNSSSGIGTKVPTESSADDSGDESDTSSSSDSVHTRDEDKDDGHNSVPKHVAERVSSPVKHSVPIKQKSTRVTGVQQDADTEPCVSAEPEYQYTEDAACSGTVCTVPNSPTTQTQEPDSDETQTKEEVSAETQTPESAETQTEEPDLDETQTNEVVSAETVSAATQTPESAETQTEEPDSDETDQGPRL